In the genome of Hippoglossus hippoglossus isolate fHipHip1 chromosome 9, fHipHip1.pri, whole genome shotgun sequence, the window ACAATGACTGATTGCAAAAcaaattttcttttcacttttctaCTTTTGCAGGAGCGCTGGGTGTAGCTTTTTCTTCAGGCACCTTCAGACAAGACAAACATGGATATATATCCAGGCAGACGTTGAATTCGTGTATCAGAGCTTTCCACAGAGTCTTTTTCCCGTAGATCAGCACCATGGCGGTGACGGTCGTGTAGATGGACGTGAAAAAGAACGTGAGCCCGATGGCGTTCCCGTGGTTCACGGATATCTGGTAGTTCGCGTACAGGTCGACAACAAGGAAGACAGTGAAGATGGCCACTATAGATAAAGCCATCTGGATCACTCTCATCTGAGAGCCCAGCTTTGGGCGGTGGGCTCCGTTGCTGCTGGCTTTCATGTTGCGGAGGTGGATGGCCAGGTGCAAAGAGATGGAGATGCAGCATTTCGCCATGAGCAACCCTGGGAGCACGTCAGCAAAGAGCAGATAGATGACTTCGTAAATCTGGCCAGGCTTGGTGTCGGGCACCAAAATGCCGCAATCTTTGTTCGTCATGGTGTTGTTGTCAGCGTGGAACACCACAAGCATTGGCATACAGGTGCCCAGGCCGCAGAGCAGGATGAGGAAAACTGCCAAGGTTACGTGCTTGAGGATGGCGGTCTGGATGTGCGTGTAGCAGGGGTTGGGCGTGTTCACCAGCTTGGTGCTGTAGTAGAAAGTGAGGAAGCTGGTGTCCCACATGATGGTGAACTTGAGGCTGAAGATGATGAGCAGAATGATGGTGTAGGGCGTCTGAGCGATGAGACACTTGCTGTCCACCTCATCCATGGTCATCCAGACGTAACAGACCACCTGGTGGGCCACGTTGGCCACGGACAGAGCCATGACGATGGTTTCACTGGGACTCCACTGCTTTTTCTGCCTGTATCTCAATAGACTCATCAAGAAGATGTAAACATTGAAGAAAACAGTGGTGACAGCAAATAGACCTGTCATCACCCAGATCACCAATTTATTTGTCCCcaacataataataatctgcACTCTGAATGTATCTGAAATGAAACTTTTATGAGAATAAATCAATCTTTAAACCAGTGCACCGCTCAGCCTCAGACTGTGTGGggagtgttttattttgctgttttcagAGAAGAGGCCTGAAATTATTCGTGCACACTCCAAACCAGACGATTCGTAGTTTCTTCCACAGAATGGAATCAGTCACAGTTTGTCATTGAGGCCTGGGGAGAAGATTCACACATTCAGCTTTTATAATACACACAACATAACCAAATGGGCTCAAATTAAATCTATTTTGGTGAAAACATACAGTGAAACCTACCATTTGGGTGGTCACATGCAATGTGCAGCTAAGCTGTGAAGAAGTTAAGAGCAGTTAAGAGTCAGAAACATCTGTCATTTTACCTCAAACAGAGCTCCCCTGGTTCGGATGACGATTTTTCTCACTCTGAATCCTACTCAGGGTTTACATTCTTTTGCCTGCGAGTCGTCACAATGTGCTATCTGACTCAATATCTGTGGCTTCAGCTGAAGAAtcctctgtttccttttgtttatcCGAGCATTAAGTCTAGCCTGGAGACGTCTTTAGGATGCACACAGCAAGGAGAAGCCCTTGGATTTCAGCGTTCCTTGACTGGGATTTATATATGAGAATTGGGGAAGATTTGCATCAGTTACGACAGCAGGTAGTGGTGGATCTTTATTTGCATGAGGTGACATGAGGTGGGCAGGACATGTGCCCATTATGGATATGCTGTGACTTTACTCTATGTTGTTCTGTGCAGCATAACACATGCAAATGCTTATTCCTGCAGCTCGGTCGCATATTAAAAAACGCCAAaccgcacacacccacacacacccacacacacccacacccacacacacacacacacacacacacacacgcacgcatcTGTTTACCTGATAAGAAAAGCAACTCACCTCTGAATCACCTTCAGGAGCTTCACTAATGCAGCACCTTATCACTGTAGTTTGTGCTGTGGAGGACACAAACTTGGTCGACAGACATTTAAGACCACGTCCACTTTCTGTGTAATTTatatttcctctttctcccaTGATTTACTACACAACTATCTTGTCAAAACAGGACCCTAATTACATTGAACGTGTCTTTCCAAGGTCCTTGTCCTTGAGTTTTCATCACGAACCTTAACTTAGTTAAAAGTTTGAATCGTCAAATTTCATGGCcggatttttcctttttgcacaCTAACATAAAAAGGCTCTTTTTCATGCAGGAGCTTTCAGAGTCTAGATGTGAACGCTCAGTCAGTGAGACTCACATCTTCAGTGTGAGCCTTTGCTCACTCTTCAGAGTGTACGTGTCCACGACCAGTTCTCTGTGAACAAAAGCCTTCTGCATACGCAAGTCTTTCCCTTTAATCCATGCATGGACTGGAGAAATAGATAATACaataattaattacaaataCTTGTCTGGCAGCCGTCTTTTTATGTTAAGTTTCTTAGAAGGCAGAACTTTCACTGAAATCCAACAAAGTGTCGTCTGGGCGGTTTTTCCAGCCAAgagcagtttgttttaaaacatataGAAACAATTTACATTTCATGTTTGCAGTTTTCACAAAATGGTATTACACTGGCATtacaaacacttttatttcacattcaaCAGTAAAACACATGCTGGACTggacacaattaaaaaaaaacgttttccaTGTCcaatgaagaataaaaacagtggaaataaaagCTTGGGATTGAATTGAGCaatcagacagagacagatgttgacatgcatgtgcacacaaaaaGGGACtgacaagacaaacacagcagaggcagGTACAGTACTTgtgagtgctgtgtgtgtgtatgtgtggctcTAAAGTAAAGCTACTTTAAAAGCGAAGCAGGcaagtgaaatatttaaagCCTTGATGATTCTTATTATTTGTAATCCTATGAAATATTAACACTGTTTCCGAATAAATGCCCACCCTTGATCGGCCCCTGCCCTTAATAAAGGCCCTGGGGGCCCACCAACCTTAACCCCTCCTAGCAGCTCTTATTAATTCAACACACAGTTTGAAGAGTGACTCAGGCCAACGCAGGCTCTTTTGAAGCGAGGCGAGGCTGCAGGCAGCGTGCTGGTGGTTAGTGACTGAACTACCAGCTGTTAGTCTAATGACTAGTTTACtggctgcaaacacacaatgcaaacaGAGCAAGTTTACAGCAATTTGTTCTGCAGAAAACTTCCGGAGGGAAAATTCACACAAGAATGAAAATCACATGAAAACTTTACTTCAGCGACTGCCAGGATTCTGACTCGTGAGTAGCTCAGTAATTTATTATGATCAGTAACATCTCCGACAGTATCCAGTTTCCTCTCTGCCAGATATGGAAACACCTACTTTTGCACCTCGTTCACTTTTAATGATTTCTCCAAACTCTTAAACACACTGATCCTCTATAATTAAGTCGTATTTGATCACATAGATAATTGGTCGGcctttataactttattttgcATGTCAAAACAAAACGTCTGATTTTATTATGATGCTAAAAATAGTTTTCACAGCTGTCACATCCTGCATCTTTCAAACATTGTTCTACTGTGTTTTGTTCTTACTtatcttatttaaaaaagtacTCAACCAATTGAGCTGCATATGcatgatagaaaaaaaagttaaaaaataatacaagttattacaaataatacaacattCACAAACAGTTGTAGCTTAATTAATGATCCGTGTAACAATGACTTTGATTATGAGAACTATTCTTATTTACATAGGCAGTGGCCGAGACATCTCACACAAGTTCACTTGTTTCGCACGCAAAACACGAATGTAAAAGCCATaacacaactacaaaagccACACATGTCGACAATGAAACACGCAGAGTTACTCACTGTGGTCAAGTGAGCTCTCATTTGTGAAAACCCATTGAAGTCAGTCACCGCTAAAATATGGATGCTTGTCTATTTAAGGTGTTAGGGCGCAGGTGCTTGGAGCTCCCAAAAAGGAAGCACGGACTGTCGATTGTCTTTGTCGACATCCGTTGTCGCTCACTTCTGGTTGTGTTTCGGTTGAGTGGCTTTTACATTAGTGTTGTTGTGCGTAAAAATCAGATCAGCATGAAAGTCAAACCCGTTGCAGATTTATATTTGTCAAAAGGCTGTGGTAAGAGTCCCCAGTAGTTGTATACCAACACTCCCATTGTTCTCCAGTTAAATATATTGTATTGCACAATTTGtcacaaacatactgtacattcattacAAGACACGATAAGAATCTTTACAAGTCTCTTCTTCAGCTTTATACCAAAGACAGAAAGTCTGTGCCGCTACACAGGGTACCCGTATTTATGGTCGTACTGGAGCTGAGCAGATTTGTCCCCTGCAATGGCCGGTGGTGACGTCCCATCATTGCCTCTCGTGTAGATTGCACTGCTATTCTGCGGGTGGTTCCTCACGGAGCTGTACACCACCCCGGGGTGAGTGCGGTACCCCATGACTGAGCGAAGGCTGGAGTTCCTGCTGGTGGGTCGGCTGTCTGGGGCCTGGACGTCCTCCCTGCCGAGACAAGTCAATCAGGCATCAATCTGTTAATCCTTTGAATgtggattattattatctaCCTGCCACTAtacatctgtctgtatgtggaacgcatgtCTCGCAAAGCGTTCAttttatcggcttcacactccGCATATGTTTTCTTAGTGGTCatgggaagtgcagtgtcaaaatTTGGTGCCATTTGGTCCCATGATACGTTCATTGTTCACTAAATTTAGATAAACAGGTAGTGCGCCATCAGTCTGTGGACACGTCTTCCTCTACGTCCTCTAACTACAGCAGCAGGGGCAACTGGTTCAAACCGGGACAATTCACAGGTGTCGTAAGTGAAGCTCTctgtcatgacaacaacattCCTGTTTTTGCAATTCGTCTTCAAAGTTAAAgctcaacatttgttttgttgctgcaatgctttatgaGCGCATTGACAAAACGTTTATTTTGGAGAGCTGTGAACTttggtctgaagattgtgtcagttgattaacagacctctgaaatagctgacataTAATGGActaaaaaataacaccagttcagtaaatcattcaaacttatatataaaccacatatCTGAACAATAATacagcaaattcagtttcattttatgaagaACATTAACTATAAAATCTTCCGTGCAGacaaaccaggtaggatgaacacaaagatttctaacttcactctgcaccacagactgtttataaaaagctctgcacagaacatccagcacacaaacgaTTAGCAGTGACAGTGTATTGTAGAACAGTTCGatgaggactcactaatgacaaggaataattctaaAGTGGCTCTGGAGCGTTTATACAGGACAAGCGAACAGTGCtctccaaacaggcaggttaagaGTGGGCACTGTTTGAAATAGTAAAATACTGCACCTTATTTCATTGGCGACCTCCTTCTCATAGCGACGcttgtggcagcagcagatcaGGAGCCAGATGAGaaacagcaggagcagcagcagcagcagagccccGATCACCGCCCCGACTATCACACCCACCTTATTGGTTGCTGCAAGAGATGGCATGGAAacttactgtacatgtgatttaACCACATGCAGCAGACACTCAAAGTGCAGCAGAAAGATGAAACAAACTTCCTTTAGGATATGAACTTGAAAGTGAAATGAGTTGATGTTTTTATAGACTTACGGTTGTATGCATGCAGCTCATATTTACACTGTTCTTTGCCCACAGCGTTTTTCACCTCACACACATAACTTCCAACgttgttttctgtgtggttACTTATCAACAGCTCCCCAGACTGCTGGTCTTAATGAAAGAAGAGAGTGAATTCAGCatcatgagtgtgtttgtctgcttaAGGAGAAAGCCTTTTCGTGTTTTTAAGAGCTCTTTCCTTACTTTGGGTTGCAGTGACTGGCAGTGCACCCCCGCTCTCTCTCGTCCACGTATAAGTGAGAGGACTGGATCCTCGATACGATTGACAGCGTAGGGAGACAGGCCCCCCTTTCTCCTCGCCACCATCAACCCAACACTTTGGCACTGAGGGGGGAACTATAGAGGAAGGAAACAATATAAACGCATGGCACAAAACCTTTCATTTAGAtatgtttgggggggggggagcagggaaCGAGTCTGGTTCTGGCACCAGAGACAAAGGTGTGATCCCcgactgagagagagggagtgaaacTAGAAAGGACATAAACATTCCGAGCAAGTGAGAGCATTGTCTGATAGAAGAATAAAAGGACTGAGAAAATGAGCAGGTAGAACCGGAACTCAGGTATTTCTCCTCACCCATTACCACCAGAGTGACTTTCCGTGTGTCAACACCCGGCGCCTTCTTCACTTTACACAGGTAGGTGGCTGTGTCTGAGAGCATCACGTCCGAGATGGAGACGGAGGCGTCCCCCAACTTGGGGTCCCCTATGAAGTGGATCCTTTTGGAGCGGCTGGGGGCGCCGTAGTAGTGCGTCTGACCCCCTGTATAGGACATCATCTGAGATGCAAAGAGTGTATTGAGTAATCTTCAAAGCAGGTTTTTCCACAAAAAGAGCccaaaggtgaaaaaaaaaaaagaacctcaCTCTTGGTTGTTTACTGAAAGCTTACGTCAGATTTCCAACCTCCCAGCTACAACATCCCACTGTGTCCTCTAAGGTAAACCTACCAGTTGGTCTTTCTGCGTCATGTCCGGGCTGACGTCAGACCACTCGATGTCCAAGTCGCCTGTGTCTTGGGGGCTGGGGGTGTAGGTGCACCCCAGGTTGACTGTCGCCCCCAGGGGCTTTTTAATGGTTTGTGGCCCTGAAGATGTTATGTCCAGCGCCTCCATCACATCTGAAGGGACAGAAACATTTTGACCAGATTAGTTTATTTGATAACACACTACAAGTCTTCCTTCCTGTGGTGTTCATAATCATCTTCCCAGGCCAaaacaggaacaacaacaacagaacaaaactaaTTTCTCTCTCAAATGCATCAATATTCCCCCACTTAATGCCATTCACGCTGTGGGCCTGTGCTCATAAACAGTCTCAGAGTGGAGTAGGTGTGTTGATCTGAGTCTAATCGGCCTCTTAAGTCAAACTGAGGATTTCAAGTTTCAGAGCTGGAAGAACAGCAAAAGTGGGA includes:
- the vsig8b gene encoding V-set and immunoglobulin domain-containing protein 8b isoform X2; amino-acid sequence: MEPVFTSMRLKVAVLWILTTLLKTDVMEALDITSSGPQTIKKPLGATVNLGCTYTPSPQDTGDLDIEWSDVSPDMTQKDQLMMSYTGGQTHYYGAPSRSKRIHFIGDPKLGDASVSISDVMLSDTATYLCKVKKAPGVDTRKVTLVVMVPPSVPKCWVDGGEEKGGPVSLRCQSYRGSSPLTYTWTRESGGALPVTATQNQQSGELLISNHTENNVGSYVCEVKNAVGKEQCKYELHAYNPTNKVGVIVGAVIGALLLLLLLLFLIWLLICCCHKRRYEKEVANEIREDVQAPDSRPTSRNSSLRSVMGYRTHPGVVYSSVRNHPQNSSAPPAIAGDKSAQLQYDHKYGYPV
- the LOC117767727 gene encoding uncharacterized protein LOC117767727 codes for the protein MLGTNKLVIWVMTGLFAVTTVFFNVYIFLMSLLRYRQKKQWSPSETIVMALSVANVAHQVVCYVWMTMDEVDSKCLIAQTPYTIILLIIFSLKFTIMWDTSFLTFYYSTKLVNTPNPCYTHIQTAILKHVTLAVFLILLCGLGTCMPMLVVFHADNNTMTNKDCGILVPDTKPGQIYEVIYLLFADVLPGLLMAKCCISISLHLAIHLRNMKASSNGAHRPKLGSQMRVIQMALSIVAIFTVFLVVDLYANYQISVNHGNAIGLTFFFTSIYTTVTAMVLIYGKKTLWKALIHEFNVCLDIYPCLSCLKVPEEKATPSAPAKVEK
- the vsig8b gene encoding V-set and immunoglobulin domain-containing protein 8b isoform X1, producing the protein MEPVFTSMRLKVAVLWILTTLLKTDVMEALDITSSGPQTIKKPLGATVNLGCTYTPSPQDTGDLDIEWSDVSPDMTQKDQLMMSYTGGQTHYYGAPSRSKRIHFIGDPKLGDASVSISDVMLSDTATYLCKVKKAPGVDTRKVTLVVMVPPSVPKCWVDGGEEKGGPVSLRCQSYRGSSPLTYTWTRESGGALPVTATQNQQSGELLISNHTENNVGSYVCEVKNAVGKEQCKYELHAYNPTNKVGVIVGAVIGALLLLLLLLFLIWLLICCCHKRRYEKEVANEIREDVQAPDSRPTSRNSSLRSVMGYRTHPGVVYSSVRNHPQNSSAIYTRGNDGTSPPAIAGDKSAQLQYDHKYGYPV